In Centroberyx gerrardi isolate f3 chromosome 7, fCenGer3.hap1.cur.20231027, whole genome shotgun sequence, the sequence ATGGGAAGAAATGTAACCAAGAATATTTGGGAAGGGAGGGATATCCATTGCTGAATTTCAGATGGATTTAAGAAATACAAAGTGTAGAAGATCTTTTAACAATAGGTGCAAATAAATTTTTTTTTGGTAGTAATGAACTATACAGGTGACCTTTGACGATGTCTTGGTCCTTGCCTAACTTGCTATGATTTCTGAACCAAAAACGTCCAAAGATGGGTGTGGCAGTCCAGAGCTACAGTATCACAATCACCTTTAATTAACTTTATCAGCAGCAAGTTTGACATAAAACAATGTACAGCATCTTCTTTGTTCACTGAGTAAACTAGATTTAATTTAATTAGCTCAAGATGATTTTGTGTATGAGGCAAATGTAAATCAAATGTATGATATTATCCATTACAAGTACCATTAGCATAAAATTTCCTAAAAATAATTCCTCTCCATTCATGATTATACATCTTCTTTTTGTGGTCCTCATTCCCGTGACATCATTCTCACAAACTCTGCAAAGAAGATGGACACAACAATGATTAGTTAAGTTCTTGTAGGTTTTGTAAACAATTGTGCACTAGATTTTTAAGAACAACACCAtaatctttctgttttttctccatcttaaTTTACAGTATGCAAAGTCATTTTGTaggaattaaaacatttttataattattattcgAACAATTGCTGGTATTAGAGTATAAAATACTCTTGGCGAGTATCAGAATATAGTTTGGTTGCTTTGCTTTGCAGGACCTAGTTGTAGAAAAATGGTAAACTCAAGgtatgcatgtgtatttatttatgttttttattgagAGTTTGCTGTATATGTTTGCTGTATATGTTTGctgttaattttattggttatttttgttttgtttttctcagttatattttttacttttttaacatgttcgaaataaaatctaatctaatctacacAATCAAACCCAACGTCATCAATGATCACACTAAAGATAAACGGGGCTGGAGAATTCTGTACGAATTCTGTAGGAATTTCTTATTGGTGTGCACAAGGTAAATTTATTGTTTAATGAACAACTTAATGGACAGTTAAGTAACTGTAATTTAAAGAGGGTCTTTAAAATTGTACAATGACATTTTGGCCACTTCTTAGCCTAAAAAAGAGGCTACTAGGAAGAGCAAAATAGGTTACTGACACCAAAAGCAGGGTTTTTCCAGCATGCACAGAAGTACAGATTAACAAACAATGAGCAGAGGGTGTACAGAGGGTTCATGAGCATGTCCTTGTATGGCAGGCCGTTTTGTCATTTACTCCCTAAAACGCAACACTAGTCACTGGTCATTCTGCCAGCTACTAATCGTGTACTAGTTGCTCATAGATAGTAGTTCTGATTTAATACTAGTGGCTAATAATTTTTACTAGCAGTTTTAAGTGACTGATATTAACTATTCTCATTTACATATCAACATGTGATTAAGATATCaacaacatttgtttgtttattagtAGTTTTTTCATTACACACTAGTCACTTTTTTAATTAGCATTAGTCTCCAATCCAGTTGTACaagttattattaattatttgtgAGTAAGTATTTATTAAAGATTAGTTGCTCTTCCACTCTTCACTATATGTTTATGATTAGTAAAACATACAAAATTGTATGATTGAGATCTAGTTTTAGGGTTTGGTTAAAAAACCAAAGATTTTACTAGTAAGAACATAAAAGTGTACAATAAAAGTTAAAGTGTAGTTTGCAGTAGAAAATGAGGGCTTAACAATGCAATAGCAAATACAATTGTTAAAATGGATTTTGTCAAGGTACTGAAGGTGACAGAAACAAACTGATTCTTCTTCTTATGTCAAGAATATAGTACATGACTCATTCTCATAAAATCCATAGGCCAAAAAAGCTGACAATGATGGACCAGATTCTCCTTAACGGCCACATTTAATAATGTGACAGATCAAAAAAGGTGCAGTGTGAGCATCTGCAAAATTGGAGACTTATTAGTTcacattccccctctctcacagAGCAACCTTAAGCACTGTTCTCttaaaaataacatcaaaatgATGTCTTCTAAGCCAACATTTGGAGGCCATAGCATTATCAATATTCGAGACACGGCTGCTATAAAAAGGCCTAGACCTTTATATTCTTAGTGCTTAGTgcttggtgtgtatgtgtgtgtgcgtgtgtgtgcatgtgtgcacttgtgtgtctCACCCTCAAAGTCAACTGTCCCATCTCCATTGTTGTCAGCTTCTCTGACCACAGCATCAATCTCACTTTTGTTGGTTTGTTCACCTAATAACTTCATCATGGCGTGCCTCAACTCATCAGATGTAATAGAACCGTCACCATCCATGTCAAACTATAGAgcgaaagagggaaagagggaaagagggaaagagaaaaacagaaactgtgagtgtgatttactgtaaataataaTTCAACATAGCGGCCTTTCTGACATTGGAGCATTGTTATGCAATTGGAGGCCATTATGTCTGGGTTTTGTCATAGATGTTTCCAAGACAGCGCAGGGCCACTGCCTTGTGGGCCCACCACCCGCAAGGTGACGGGTAGGAGTCAGTTGCTATACCTGTTGGGCACCAAGCTGGTGTGGGAGATTGAAAAGTACCAACTAGATATAGTTGGGCTCACCTCCACGCATAATGTAGGCTCTGGAATCAAACTCCATGATAGGGGGTGATCTCTTTCTCCTACTCAGGAGTTGTTCAAGCTGAGAGCCATTGGGTAGGTGAGGAAAACTCTGTTGTTCGTGCATATGTGCCTAACAGCAGGTCTGAGTGTTTTTCCTTCTGCGCAGCCAAGGTCTGGAGAGTGCCCAGTTCAGTGACATTAGGgtggcatctctgctgtttgtggATGATGTCATCCTTTTGCCTCCATCGGACTGTGATCTCCTTTTGCACTGAAGCAGTTTGCAGCTCAGTGTGATGTGGTTGGGATGAGAGTCAGCACCTCCAAGTCTAAGGCCATGGCTCTGTCCCAGAAAATGGTGGCCTGTCCCATTCATGTGAGGGATGAGCAACTGTTCCAAATGGAAGAGTTCACGTATCTTGGGCCTTATTCATGAGTGAGCGTAAAAGGGATAATGAAATTGACTGCTGGTTGGGTGCAGTGGCTGCAATAATGCCATGGTGATAAAGAGAGAGTTGAGCAACAATGGCAAAACTCTTAATTTACAGGTCGATCTTCATTCTGACCCTCACCTATGTTCACAAGCTTTGGGAAGTGACTGATAGAATGAGATCGTGGATACAAGTGGACAAAATCAGGCTGCTGAGTTGCTAACCTCACTCTCTGCATGAGGGAGGTCCAGCATGCCCTGGAGCTGACCCAGGGCATGCTCGAGGGACTAGATCTCCCAGTTAAACTGGCATGTGTTAGCAGTGCAAACAGTTTGTATTTATTCAGTGTCCACCAGGAGGTGCCAAAGATGTATTGATAGTTGATTGGTCTTCCAGTCAACTGGACCCATTTCCTTGATTTAGAATGAAGAGTAAGAAAGTCTTGTTCACCACCCATAATATACCATCACTAATCATttcacacctgcatgaatacatggaagagagacagacagacagacagacagacagacagacagacagacagacagacagagttgaGGTATGTTCATGAGCTCACCTCTTTAAAAGCATCTTTAAGTTCCTTCAGCCCAATCATCCCTGCAGTTTCAGCCAGAAGCTTGGGGGTCATTAGTTCCACAAAATCCTCAAAGtccaccctccctcccactgTGGTAGGACAGAGGACACAGGTTATTATAGGCATGCCATGGCAGAaatttgaaactgaaaaaagtaatttttacTAAGAGTTAAGCATCTCTAGGTTTGTCTTGACACAAATTAAAGTGTTGGCTCTCTTGATTAAACTGTCCAAGATCAACCTTTAAGTGCCCCTGAAATACAACCAAAAACCATTTCTGGAAGGCCTTTctatcatcttcatcttcaaaaTATCTGCTATTATAAAAGCTTCTCTGATTTTAatatgtaatgtttttaatattaacaGAGGTGCCCATGCAATTGGAGCACTCGCTTGTGGTCCAGTATTTTTGTTTCCTTGAACCAGAGGAAATTACTTACGATTCATGTTGATGTTCTGGCTCAGTTCTATCAGTTCCATTTCGGTTGGCATGTAACCCATGGTCCTCATCAGGTTCCCCAAGTCTTTACAGCTTATGAAACCATCCTTGTCCTTATCAAACTCTACAAAAGCTTCACGTAACTCTACagaacagacagggagagggagattgaGAATGTCATGTGACTAAATTTAGCGAAATGTTAAATTGGAAAATGTCATGTTACACTCTCACAAGCACATCTTTTAATGAAAGCGATGCAAAGATTATTACCTTCTATTTCATCATGTGTAAGACTTCTTGTCTGCAAAGCAATATGAAATGGACATGAAATGATTAGTActtttttatatacagtaccCCAAACTCTACAACCATTAACATATCCATAGTCATCACATGGTGGCTCTCTGAGAGAACGACCCCACAGGGTCCTACAGCTCTGTATATCCAGCAAAAGTAAATGATGCATTACAGATTCAAAAATGGAACAAGCCAAGATTAAACAAATTTGCTTGGTTGGTAACATAACAcacaaagatttttttcttttcttttcacacagCAAATAACTTTGAGACATGGATTTGCTCCATGTTTGTACAAGTGCTGATGCATTTGCAAGAGTAAAAGTGTCAGCACACAAGCATTATGCATTTTGGAAAACTCTGATCAGAATTTATTTTAACCACATCTCAACATTTCTAGTCAATGTATGCTGAAGGTCACTCTAAGCAAACCCATAAAAcccatatacatacataaaaaataaataaaataaaataactgagtaggttaaaaaacagtaaattattGATAGCTTGCTCTCTGCCTAATTATTTGTGCATGTCTGAACATGGCAAAAAAGTAATAAGAAATTGAGTACACTGTCCATGCTGGAGCAAGTACACAATGGGGTTGAAGGTCTTACATGCAGAATAAGGAGGTTCTTTGTGTTATGGCACAAAGGGTTCTGCTATGATACAAGCCATTTTCTGGTATAGAAACCTTTTTGCTAAAAGTTTAGGAATTACTGCgctacattattacattaaaggGCAGAATGCCAAAGccaaagccaaacaaaaaaaaaaagaatatccttttctctctgcaggaATCAGCAAAGCTCTTAAAAGGTTCATATTTAGTTCAACAGAAAACAGGGAATCCGTATATTGCAGTAGACATGTTGACCATTTTTCCATTGCAGTAGACCAAGCCTGTGGGAATACTGACTTGGCTGTCTGAATTTTTTTTCTAGATGTGAAGCACCTCATTCATCCAGAAAGCCTAATTCACGTACATATTCATTCTTTCACTCACTGACAGTTAAcatatctgccccctagtggccgtcaGTGGTAATGTCTACAGACGACACACTGAACCAGAATCATTCACTCGCTTCaatactgctgaactgtgtaggCTGCTGCATCGAGTCTATGACTAACctgtgtctttgttgttttttttttttttttatgtactaCTTATAAGATATTTCATAATTAACCATGACAGTTTCATTCATTGAACCTGAGCACATTGTCCATAATAAAAAAGCCCCAAGAAGTAACGTGACCTAAGATCTGGGCctgaatgcttttttttttttaccatagtCACAGGGGTTTTGATTACTTTGGTTAGGTAATTTCGTGATCTTTGCAAGAAAAAGCTAATGGTTGGGGAATTCATGTTAGATTTGATGTATAACAGGTGTCAAGAAATAACAATGTACCTTTACAAGGCCCATGCGATCAGACTACATTAATTATGAAGGGGCTTACATAGCACATTCATACCAGTCTCATTAAATTATGACATAGCCTACTCAAATTACACATTTATGTAATATGATTACATAACAGATTTCAGAACAAAAGGCCTAGAACAATGCAATTAATTTTCGGTTTATTATGTTTCGATGGGTCACTTCTTAATTCTCCTGGACTTGTGCTTTTTAGTTTGAATGACAGCAATAATTAACATCCAAATATGTAGCAGCATTGCTTTGCTACACCATCCACATATGTGCTCTCTGTTCAAAATGTGTCGCTTTCACTGCAACTCTTCTACATATattatgttgtttattattttgcataGGCTTCATGTGCCACTGTAATATTGTTGCGCATTTGAGTTTTATAGATACTTGGTTGTGATAATCTCATCAAGAGAATGATTGAATAAACTCAACTCTTGCATGTACTTACATTTACTCCTGAAACTTGTTAGTGTTAACTTAAATGTCTAAGGCATTTGCAATTTAAAAGAATAATGTTTTTAGATCATTTGCAAATCAAAGTGCAATTCTGATTAACTTAATGggtttgcatttttatttatttttttgcatctaCCGTTTCTAGCTACATTGGTTACTATTCCCACTGTCTGTACAAACTATCTTTGACTTTTTTGTATTCCttatcaagttcaagtttgtttatttatatagcacaagcatgtctcagaggaccttacagagaatgagcctagccACATCTAACTGATCAAAAATCAGTTGTgaacaaaatggaaaaacatagCGAATCTAGGGATTATCTATACATCAGCTTGAAGAGTTTC encodes:
- the cabp5b gene encoding calcium-binding protein 5b yields the protein MSHGQACIFLRGGKRRQTRSLTHDEIEELREAFVEFDKDKDGFISCKDLGNLMRTMGYMPTEMELIELSQNINMNLGGRVDFEDFVELMTPKLLAETAGMIGLKELKDAFKEFDMDGDGSITSDELRHAMMKLLGEQTNKSEIDAVVREADNNGDGTVDFEEFVRMMSRE